The Procambarus clarkii isolate CNS0578487 chromosome 39, FALCON_Pclarkii_2.0, whole genome shotgun sequence genome window below encodes:
- the LOC138372495 gene encoding uncharacterized protein, giving the protein MSQDARLSQDARWSQDARLSQDARLSQDARLSQDARLSQDARWSQDARLFQDARWSPGREVVPGREVVPGREVVPGREDVPGREVVPGREVVPGREVVPGREVVPGREVVPGREVVPGREVVPGREVVPGREVVPGREVVPRTRGCPRTRGGP; this is encoded by the coding sequence ATGTCCCAGGACGCGAGGTTGTCCCAGGACGCGAGGTGGTCCCAGGACGCGAGGTTGTCCCAGGACGCGAGGTTGTCCCAGGACGCGAGGTTGTCCCAGGACGCGAGGTTGTCCCAGGACGCGAGGTGGTCCCAGGACGCGAGGTTGTTCCAGGACGCGAGGTGGTCCCCAGGACGCGAGGTTGTCCCAGGACGCGAGGTTGTCCCAGGACGCGAGGTTGTCCCAGGACGCGAGGATGTCCCAGGACGCGAGGTTGTCCCAGGACGCGAGGTTGTCCCAGGACGCGAGGTTGTCCCAGGACGCGAGGTTGTCCCAGGACGCGAGGTTGTTCCAGGACGCGAGGTTGTCCCAGGACGCGAGGTTGTCCCAGGACGCGAGGTTGTCCCAGGACGCGAGGTGGTCCCAGGACGCGAGGTGGTCCCCAGGACGCGAGGTTGTCCCAGGACGCGAGGTGGTCCCTAG